The genomic segment CTGCTGCCCGGCGGCAAGGGCGCCAACCAGGCGGTCGCGGCGAGCCGATGGGGGATCGACACCGAGCTGTACGCCGCGGTCGGCGCCGACTCGTTCGGTCGGCTGCTGCGTAGCGCGCTCGCCGAGCAGGGTGTCGGGCTCGACCGGCTGATCGAGACCGGCTCGGAGCCGACCGGGCTTGCGCTGGTGACGGTCGCCGCCGACGCGGAGAACACCATCGTCGTCGCGCCGGGCGCCAACTCGGCGCTGACGGCGGGTGCGGTGGCCGATCTGCCGGCGCACCTCGGCGCCGGTGACGTGGTGCTGCTGCAGCTGGAGGTACCGCTGGCGACCGCCGCCGCGGCGGCCACGGCGGCGCGCGCCGCCGGCGCCAGGGTGGTGCTCAACGCGGCGCCACCGCCGCCGGCCAGCGGCGGCCTGGCCGAATTGCTGGCCGGCGTGGATGTGTTGGTGGTCAACGAGACCGAGGCGACCGCGCTGGCCGGGACCGGGCCGCCGGGGGAGACCGCCGGTTGGCTACCGGTCGCCGCTGCGCTGCGCGCGCTCGGGCCGGCGGCGGTGGTGATCACGCTGGGCGGCGACGGCGCGGTCGCCTGCGCCGGTGACGAGGCCTGGCACCAGGCGGCGCTGCCGGCCGCGGTGCTCGACACGACCGGCGCCGGCGACGCGTTCTGCGGCGTCCTCGCTGCGGCGCTGGCCGACGGTCGGAGCCTGCCGCGGGCGGTACGGGCCGGCTGCGCGGCCGGCGCCGCGGCGACCGAGGGGCGCGGCGCGCAGGCCGCGCTGTACGGCCGGGACCAGCTGGACGCACGGATGGGAGAGGGTGCCTGATGCGCCGATCGGGATTGTGGCATCCGCGGCTCGCGGCGCTGGCCGCCGGCCTCGGCCACGGTGACCTGCTGGTGGTCGCGGACGCCGGCCTGCCGGTACCGCGGGGTGTGGAGGTCGTCGACCTGGCCGTGGCCCGCGGCGAGCCGGGGCTGCTGACCGTGCTGCGGCCGATCCTCGCCGAGCTGGTGGTCGAGCACGCCACGCTCGCCACCGAGCTGACCGACGCGAAGCTGATCGACGAGATCATCGGGCAACTCGGCGACATCGCCGTCACCTGGACCTCGCACGAGGAGCTGAAGGCGCACACCGCCGGCGCCGCCGCGGTGGTCCGGACCGGGGAGGACACGCCGTTCTCCAACATCGTCCTGCGGGCGGGGGTGGCGTTCTGATGTCTCCTACCGTGCCAGCGGACTACACCGAGCGCGTCTACGCCGGCGTGCTCGGCAAGGTGATCGCCGTCTACCTGGGCCGCCCGTACGAGGGCTGGCGGTACGACCGGATCCAGGCGGAACTCGGCGACATCACCTACTACGTCAACGATCGGGCCGACGTCGCGCTCAAGCACCACCTGCTGGTCGTCACCGACGACGACATCAGCGGCACGCTGGTGTTCCCGCGCGCGCTGCGCGACGCCGGCGTCGACCCCACGTCGGTGGACGTCGGCGACGCCTGGCTGAACTACATCGTCCCGGACACCTCCATCCTGTGGTGGGGCGGTCTGGGCAACTCCACCGAGCACACCGCCTACCTGCGGATGCGGGCCGGTATCGCGCCGCCGGAGAGCGGTTCGATCGCCCGCAACGGCACCGTCGTCGCCGAGCAGGTCGGCGCCCAGATCTTCGTCGAGGGCTTCGCGCTGACCTGCCCGGGTGACCCGGCCGGCGCCGCCGATCTCGCCGAACGCGCCGCCCGGGTCAGCCACGACGGCGCGGCGATCCACGCCGCCCGGGTGGTGGCCGCGCTGGTCGCCGGCGCGTTCACCGCCGACGACATGGGCCGGCTGCTGGACGAGGTGGTGACGCTGATCCCGGCGGACAGCCTGATCGCGGAGATCCACCGGGACGTGCGGGCCTGGGCCGCGGACGGGGACTGGAAGGCCACCCGGCAGCGCATCGACGACAGGTACGGCTACCACATCTACGGCGGGAACTGCCATGTGGTGCCCAACCACGCGATCGTGATCGCGGCGCTCGCACACAGCGGCGGCGCCTTCGACGAGGCGATGACCGTGGTGTGCACCTCCGGCTGGGACACCGACTCCAACGCGGGCAACGTGGGCGCGATCTGCGGCGTGTTCGGCGGCCTCGCCGGCCTGTCCCGGCAGGACTGGCGCGGCCCGCTCGCGGACCGGATCTACCTGCCCGCCGCCGACGGCGGCTCCTGCGTCACCGACGCGGCCAGGGAGGCGCTGGTACTGGCCGGGATCGGCCGCGCCCGCTACGGTGCGCCGCCGGCACCCGTACCGGCGCAGCGGTTCCACTTCACCCTGCCCGGCTCGGTCCAGGGGTTCGAGGTGGTCGACGGCGCCGCCACCGTCACCAACCCCGGCGGGCGGCTGGCGATCGACGGCGCCGCAACGGTCGTCACGCCGACGTTCATCCCGCCCGAGGCGCAGCGGATGCCGATCTACGCGCTGGTCGCGAGCCCCACGCTGTACCCGGGCCAGACCATCCGGGCCACCGTCGAGGGTGCGGCGCAACTCGTGCTGCGGGTGTACACCGGCAGCGACGAGCCACGCACCCTCGAGGGCCCGGCCGGCCGCGACACCGAACTGATCTGGACCGTGCCCGACCTCGACGGGCAACCCGTCGTGGCGGTCGGCATCCGTACCGCCGGCCCGGCCACGCTGCGCGACCTGACCTGGGAGGGTGCGCCGGCGGTCCGGCTGACCCGGCCGGCCGACGGCGGCGCGATGTGGCGCCGGGCCTGGGTCCCGGCCGTCGACCGGTTCGACGACCGCTGGCCCGAACCGTTCCGGATCGTGCAGAACCGCGGCCGGGGCATGCTGATCACCGGCACCCGGGACTGGCGCGACTACACCGTGACCGCGGACGTGACCCCGCACCTGGCCGCCGCGGCCGGCCTGGCCGCCCGGGTTCAGGGCCTCGGCCGGTACTACGCGGTCGAACTGGCCGGCGAGCACGTCCGGCTGGTGCGCGGGGTGCCGAACGGCGAGCCGACCGTGCTCGCCCGGCAGCGCTACGACTGGTCCTACGGCCGGACCTACCACCTGTTCCTCACCGTCGACGGCGATCGCATCCGCGCCGGCGTCGACGGTCGGTCGCTGTTCGACGAGCGCGACGACGCGTTCGACAGCGGCGGCGTCGCACTGACCGTCACCGAGGGCCGCACCGCGACCCAGGTCGTCGACGTCACACAGTTCTCCCCAACCACCGGCGCCGATCCGGCCTCGCAGCCCGGCGTCACGCTCCCCGAGGACACCCCATGACTGGACCATCCCTGAGCCGTCGTCGTCTGCTGTCCAGCGTCGGCCTGCTCGGTGCCGGCGCCGCCGTGCCGAGCCTGCTCACCGCGTGCGGCGGTGGCGGCGGCGGATCGGCCGGCAACGGTACCGGCACCGTCAAGCTGTGGATCGACATCACCGGCGACGCCAACCAGCAGTACTTCACCGACAAGGTGCAGGGCGGCTTCGAGAAGGCGTACCCGAAGATCACCATGAAGACCACCTACTACAAGGGCCAGGACCTGCGCCGACTGGTGCAGACCGCGCTGCAGTCCCGATCCGGCCCGGACATCGTGCGCGGCCCCGCCGCCACCCAGACGATGGCGTGGAGCAAGGCGCACGTGCTCGCCGACCTCACCCCGTACGCGAAGAAGTGGGGCTGGAACGGGAAGCTCGCCGAGTGGGCGATCAACGCGTTCACCGTGGACGGCAAGCTCTACGCGCTGCCGATGCGGGTGGACACGATGCTGCTGTACTACAACAAGACGCTGTTCGAGCAGAAGGGCTGGAGCAAGCCGCAGAACCGCTCCGAGCTGGAGGAGTTCGCCAAGGAGGCCGCCGGGCACGGCATCGTCCCGTTCGGCTCGTCCAACACCGACTGGGCCGCGGCGAGCGAGTGGCTGATGACGGTGTTCTGGAACAACGTCTCCGGCCCGGAGGCGGTGTACCAGGCGCTGACCGGCAAGGCGAAGTTCTCCGACCCGGTGTTCGTCGATGCGGTGACGCTGCTCAAGTCGTACTTCGACAAGGGCTGGATCGGCGGCAGCGTCGCCAAGTACTTCTCGGTACCGGCGGCCGAGGTCGGCGCGAACTTCGGCAAGGGCAAGGTGGCCACCGTCCCGCAGGGCGAGTGGTACATGAGCAACGTCGGGCAGTTCTTCGGCTCGAAGGCCGGCAACGACAACGACTGGGACTGGATGCCGGTGCCGCCGCTGTCCTCGTCGGTGCAGCCGAACACGTTCCCGATCGGGATCGGCGGGTCGTTCGCCATCAACCAGGCCAGCAAGAACCAGGACGCCGCGGCGAACTTCCTCGACTGGTACTACGGCGACAAGTCCGCGGCGCTGGGCCGGATGGCGGACGTGCCGGCCACCTACAACATCCCGATCACGTTCTCCGACAGCGACATCCCGTCCCGCATCGACCCGCGCGCCAAGCGGGTGCTCACCTCGCTCAACACCGCGATCGACACCGGCAACTACGGGTACGTGACCTGGACCTGGTGGCCGCCGAAGTCAGACACGTTCGTCTTCCAGGGCCTGGAGAAGGTGCTGACGAACAAGATGACCCCGGCCGCGTACTGCAAGCAGCTGGCGACCCTGTTCGACCAGGAGCGGCAGCAGGGCACCATCCCGAAGCTGATGCCGCGCGGGGCGGCGAAGTGACCGCCGCCCCGGCGCCCGGCGGTACCGCGCTGGCCGCTCCGCCGCGCTCCGGTGCGCGGCGGCTGCGGCTGCGACGTGGGCTGATCGGCTGGGCGTTCCTCGCTCCGCTGCTGGTCCTCAACGTCATCGTGGTGCTCGGGCCCTCGCTCGCCACCGTCTGGTACTCGTTCACCGACTGGTCCGGCATCGGGCCGGCGAAGTTCGTCGGTGGGGCCAACTACGTCCGGGCGGTCACCGACCCGGCGGTGCGCGAAGCGTTGCTGCACAACGCGATCTGGTTCGTGCTGTTCCTGTTCGTACCGATGGCGCTGGGGCTGCTCGGCGCGCACCTGATCAACCAGGTGACGCGGTTCCGGATGCTGTACCGCACGCTGTTCTTCATCCCGTACGTGACGGCCAGCGTGATCAACGCGGCGATCTGGAAGATGCTGCTGTCCCCGGACAGCGGGATCGGGCACACGCTGGGCATCGACCAGGCATGGCTCGGCGACCCGAAGACCTCGCTGTACGCGGTGAACTTCGTGGTCGACTGGCACTGGTGGGGGTTCCTCGCGGTGATCTTCTTCGCCGCGATGCAGGGCGTCGACGTCCAGCTGTACGAGGCGGCGCGGCTGGACGGCGCGGGCCGTTGGCGCCAGTTCCTGTCGGTGACCCTGCCCGGCATCCGGCCCACGATGATCTTCGTGGTGCTGATGACGATCATCTGGTCGCTCAAGGCGTTCGACTACATCTTCATCATGACCCACGGCGGTCCGGCCAACTCGTCCGACGTGGTGTCGACGCTGATGTACGACCAGGCCTTCAACCAGTACTCGGCCGGCTACGCCGCCGCGCTGGGCCTGTCCATGACCGTGATCGTGGGCCTTGTGCTGGCCGTGTACCAGTTCCTGCGGCGCAAGGGGTGGGAAGAATGAGCAGCACCGTCATCGAACGACGCGGTTCGGCGCTGCGGCCCGGCACCGCGCCGCGGCGCCGTCGCCGCCGCAACCTGCACTTCCCGGCGTACCTGGTGCTGACCGTGCTCGCCCTGTTCGCGATCGGGCCGGCGGTGCTGATGGTGTTCAACGCGTTCAAGTCCAACGCGCAGATCGGCGCCAGCCCGCTGGCCCCGCCGACGTCGCTGAGCTGGAGCAACTTCAGCATCGCCTGGCAGCAGGGCGATTTCGGTGCCACGATGCGCAACAGCGCCATCCTGGTGGTCGGCTCGGCCGCCGGTACCTGCGTGATCGCCGGCCTCGCCGCGTACGCGCTGTCGCACCTGGACCTGCCCGGCCGCGGTGGCGTCATCACCTACCTGTTCCTGGCCTCCTCGATGCCGGTGCAGCTGTTCGTGGTGCCGCTGTTCTCGCTGTGGACCGACCTGGGGCTGACCGACAACCTGTTCGGGCTGATCGTCATCTACTGGGCGACCGACGCGCCGTTCGCGACGCTGCTGCTGCGCTCGTTCCTGCTCAAGGTGCCCAAGGAGTACGTCGAGGCGGGCCGGCTGGACGGCGCGTCGGAGGTGCAGATCGCCCGCCGGGTGATGCTGCCGCTGGCCTGGCCCGGCCTGATGACCGTCGCGCTGGTGGTCGGGCTGTGGGCGTGGAACGAGTTCTTCTGGGCGATCACGTTCATCCACGACCCGGCCAAGCGGCCCATCTCCACCAGCTTCATGGCCTTCCAGGACGAGAACTCGACGAACTGGGGGCTGTCCAGCGCGGCGGCGCTGTTCATGTTGGTACCGATCCTGATCCTGTTCCTCGTGCTGCAGCGACGGTTCGTCGCCGGCCTGACCTCTGGTGGTCTGAAGTGAGCACTGCACCGGTCCCCGCGGCCGACCGTCCCAACGTCATCCTGATCATCGCCGACCAGCTGCGGCGGCAGGCGCTCGGCTGCTACGGCGACCCGAACGTCGCCACCCCGCACATCGACGCGCTCGCCGACTCCGGTGCCCGGTTCGACGCGGCCTGCTCGACCTACCCGGTGTGCGTGCCGTACCGGTTCTCGCTGATGACCGGCGAGTACGCGCACACCCGGTTCATCCCGGCGATCGAGTGGCGGATGTCGCCGGCCGAACGCACCCTGGCCGACGAGTTCAACGAGCACGGCTACGACACCGCGCTGTTCGGCAAGTGGCACCTGTACGGCAACTTCGGGCACTACCCGGGGCACACCGTGGTGAAGGCGTCCCGCACCCCGGTGCCGCGGCCGTTCCAGGGCCGGTTCGGCACCTTCACCGGCTTCGACATCTGCAACGACCCGTACGACACCTGGTACTCCACCAACGACGAGCCCACGATGCACAAGATCGAGGGCTACCAGACCGACGCGCTGTTCTCGATGGCGTCGGACTACGCGACCGCGGCACGCGACAAGCCGTACGCCATGGTGCTGTCGGTCGAACCGCCGCACCCGATGTTCACCGCACCGCAGGAGTACCTGGACCGGTGGCGGGGCCGCGAGCTGACCCTGCGGGACAACGTCGAGCTGGACAAGGACTACAAGATCCGCGCCCGGGGTGACGGAAACCGGGACCTGCTGGACGACCTGCGCTCCTACTACGCGGCGATCGAGAACCTGGACGACAACGTGGGCCGGCTCGTCGAGAGCCTGCGCGCTGCGGGGACACTGGAGAACACGGTCATCGCGCTGACCGCAGACCACGGCGAACTGCTCGGCTGCCACGGCCTGCTCGCCAAACAGCGACCGTGGGAGGAGTCGATCGGCATCCCGCTGATCGTCGGCAACCTCGGTGCCGGCGGCCGGGTGATCGCCGACCCGGTCGGTACCGAGGACCTGTTCCCGACGCTGCTCGGCCTCGCCGGCATCACCCCGCGAGATCCGAAGCCGGGGCTGGATCTCGCGCCGATCGCCCGCGGCGGCACCGACGCGCTGGACCGCGAGGGCGTGCTGCTGGAGTTCGTGGCCGAGATGCGGCCCAACATTCCGTTCCACGAGCAGACCTGGCGCGGCATCCGCACCGGGCGCTACAAGTACACCGTGCTCGGCGGTGCGGACGGCGGGAAGCCCTGGCAGTTCTTCGACCTGGAGAACGACCCGTACGAGCTGACCAACCTTGTCGACGATCCGGCCCAGACGCAGCTGCTGCGCCACCACCACCAGCTGTTGCGCGACCGGATGGCCGAAACCTACGACCACTACGTGCTGGCGCCCGCGTTCGGCGTACCCGGCCTCAACGAGTGGGACGCGAACGCCGAGCACCGGCTCCGTTTCGGCTGAACCACCCCGGCCGGTCCGCGTCGACATCGAGAGCGGACCGGCCGGACAGCAAGGCGATCCTCATCCCCCCAGTAGAGGAGTCACCATGCGCGTCCGCATCCCCCTGCACAGACTCGGCGCCGCGGTCGTCGTAGCGCTCACCGCGGTCACCGCGATCGGCGCACCAGCCGCCGCCGACGCCCGATCGTCGGAAACCCGGTACGCGGGCACCCCGTATGTGGGCACCCCGTATGTGGGCACCCGGTACGATCTCGGTCAGGCCACACCGCTGGCCGGGCCGCAGCCAGCGGTGGATCGCCTCGCCGGGCAGATCACCTCCTCGACCGACCGGATGCTGCACGACCTGGCCGCGCACCGGGCACGGCTGCCCTACAGCGCCGACGACTACGCCGTGACCACCGGCCGCCCGAAGCTCGTGACCTACCCGCGGCCGGACACCGAACCGGCCTCCACGCGGTACGCGACCACCGTGTCGCAGGCCGGCCGGTCGCACGACCCGATCACCTACACCCGCGCCGCCCGGCGGCCCAACAACCGGGAGAAGGACACCTCCTGGTCGTCGTTCTCCTTCCGCGGCCCGATCGTGGTGTCGGTACGGACACTGCACCGCACCGGCGCGACCGGCTGCCTGGTGCGCCCCGCCTCGGCCGGCGTGCGCACCCGGTACCACGACGGCACCTGCACGTTCGCGCTGCGCCGGCCGGCGAACCTGTCGGTGGAGTTCACCCCGCAGGACGGGCCGGTGGTGACGCACCCGATGCTGCTGTTCGCCAACCCGCTGGAACGCCAGGTGCCGTCGCCGGACGACAGGAACGTGCTCTACTTCGGACCCGGCGTGCACCGCATCGGGCCGAACGTCGCGCTGCACGACAACGAGACCGTCTACCTGGCCGGCGGCGCCTGGGTCGAGGGCACGTTCGTCGGTATCGACGTCAAGAACGTCGTGATCAAGGGGCGTGGCGTGCTCGACGGGCTGTTCCTGGACACCGGAAACCAGGCGGAGAACAAGAAGCAGCCGGGGTTCATCGACATCCGTTGCGACAACCAGGGCGACCCGGCCCGTACCTGCGCCACGAACCCGACGTCCAGCAACGTGCTGATCGACGGGCTGACCCTGATCGACGGCCCGCGGCTGAACGTGCGCGCGCTCAGCTCGTACACCACGGTGCGCAACGTGAAGATGATCGGTTGGTGGATCAACACCGACGGCATCGTCGCCGGGAACAAGAGCCTGGTCGAACACGACTTCGTCAAGGTGAACGAGGACTCGCTGAAGCTGTTCTGGGGCGACAGCGTGGTCCGGGACAACGTGGTGTGGCAGCTGGAGAACGGCGCGCCGTTCATGCTCAGCTGGAACATCGAGCAGGACTCGGCCAACTTCCACGTCTACGACGACGACGTGATCCACGTCGAGCAGTACAACGCACCGACCCAGGGCGTGTTCGACGCGCGGCACGCCGGTGCCGGCCACCTGCAGCGCTACCTGTTCGAACGCATCCACATCGAGGACGCCAGCTATCGGTTGTTCTACCTCAACGTCGAGCACAACCGCTGGTACGACCCCGCGCTCGGCTACGGTTCCTTCTCCGAACTGGTGTTCCGCGACGTCACGGCGCCGCCGGCCAGCGCGTTCACCCTGCCCAGCGTGCTGAACGGCATCGACGCCGAACACGGCTTCCGCAACGTCGACCTGGTCGACGTGCGGATGGGCGAGCGCTGCCTGACCACCGCGGCGGCGGCCAACCTGCGGCTCGATCCCGACGCCACCAGCCAGATCCGGGTGCTGGCCGGCCCGCACTGTGGAGGTGCCCGATGAAACGCACCCGCGTACTGACCGCCGCTGTCGCGCTCGCCCTCGTCGCGCTCGGCGCGGCACCGGCCAACGCGCACCCGGCGCACCGTTACCTGGGCACCGAGTACCACCAGGGCGGCGCGGTGACGCCGATCGACGGGCCGCTGCCCCAGGTCGACGCCACCGCGGACCGGATCACCCGCCGCACCGACGCGGTGGCCCGGGAGGTGGCCGCGCACCGGGCGCAGCTCGCGTCCGGCGACATCACCCCGCCGCGGCAGCGTCCGGCGCTGTGGACCTACCCGGCGCCGGCCGGCGTGGCCGCCTCCGACCGGTACCGGGTGAGCGTGACGCAGCGGCCGGGGCAGCCGCGGTCGTCGTTCGT from the Actinocatenispora thailandica genome contains:
- a CDS encoding ribokinase; translated protein: MSRVVVVGSANVDVTTQVPTLPAPGQTLLATGTALLPGGKGANQAVAASRWGIDTELYAAVGADSFGRLLRSALAEQGVGLDRLIETGSEPTGLALVTVAADAENTIVVAPGANSALTAGAVADLPAHLGAGDVVLLQLEVPLATAAAAATAARAAGARVVLNAAPPPPASGGLAELLAGVDVLVVNETEATALAGTGPPGETAGWLPVAAALRALGPAAVVITLGGDGAVACAGDEAWHQAALPAAVLDTTGAGDAFCGVLAAALADGRSLPRAVRAGCAAGAAATEGRGAQAALYGRDQLDARMGEGA
- the rbsD gene encoding D-ribose pyranase; the protein is MRRSGLWHPRLAALAAGLGHGDLLVVADAGLPVPRGVEVVDLAVARGEPGLLTVLRPILAELVVEHATLATELTDAKLIDEIIGQLGDIAVTWTSHEELKAHTAGAAAVVRTGEDTPFSNIVLRAGVAF
- a CDS encoding ADP-ribosylglycohydrolase family protein gives rise to the protein MSPTVPADYTERVYAGVLGKVIAVYLGRPYEGWRYDRIQAELGDITYYVNDRADVALKHHLLVVTDDDISGTLVFPRALRDAGVDPTSVDVGDAWLNYIVPDTSILWWGGLGNSTEHTAYLRMRAGIAPPESGSIARNGTVVAEQVGAQIFVEGFALTCPGDPAGAADLAERAARVSHDGAAIHAARVVAALVAGAFTADDMGRLLDEVVTLIPADSLIAEIHRDVRAWAADGDWKATRQRIDDRYGYHIYGGNCHVVPNHAIVIAALAHSGGAFDEAMTVVCTSGWDTDSNAGNVGAICGVFGGLAGLSRQDWRGPLADRIYLPAADGGSCVTDAAREALVLAGIGRARYGAPPAPVPAQRFHFTLPGSVQGFEVVDGAATVTNPGGRLAIDGAATVVTPTFIPPEAQRMPIYALVASPTLYPGQTIRATVEGAAQLVLRVYTGSDEPRTLEGPAGRDTELIWTVPDLDGQPVVAVGIRTAGPATLRDLTWEGAPAVRLTRPADGGAMWRRAWVPAVDRFDDRWPEPFRIVQNRGRGMLITGTRDWRDYTVTADVTPHLAAAAGLAARVQGLGRYYAVELAGEHVRLVRGVPNGEPTVLARQRYDWSYGRTYHLFLTVDGDRIRAGVDGRSLFDERDDAFDSGGVALTVTEGRTATQVVDVTQFSPTTGADPASQPGVTLPEDTP
- a CDS encoding ABC transporter substrate-binding protein, giving the protein MTGPSLSRRRLLSSVGLLGAGAAVPSLLTACGGGGGGSAGNGTGTVKLWIDITGDANQQYFTDKVQGGFEKAYPKITMKTTYYKGQDLRRLVQTALQSRSGPDIVRGPAATQTMAWSKAHVLADLTPYAKKWGWNGKLAEWAINAFTVDGKLYALPMRVDTMLLYYNKTLFEQKGWSKPQNRSELEEFAKEAAGHGIVPFGSSNTDWAAASEWLMTVFWNNVSGPEAVYQALTGKAKFSDPVFVDAVTLLKSYFDKGWIGGSVAKYFSVPAAEVGANFGKGKVATVPQGEWYMSNVGQFFGSKAGNDNDWDWMPVPPLSSSVQPNTFPIGIGGSFAINQASKNQDAAANFLDWYYGDKSAALGRMADVPATYNIPITFSDSDIPSRIDPRAKRVLTSLNTAIDTGNYGYVTWTWWPPKSDTFVFQGLEKVLTNKMTPAAYCKQLATLFDQERQQGTIPKLMPRGAAK
- a CDS encoding carbohydrate ABC transporter permease codes for the protein MTAAPAPGGTALAAPPRSGARRLRLRRGLIGWAFLAPLLVLNVIVVLGPSLATVWYSFTDWSGIGPAKFVGGANYVRAVTDPAVREALLHNAIWFVLFLFVPMALGLLGAHLINQVTRFRMLYRTLFFIPYVTASVINAAIWKMLLSPDSGIGHTLGIDQAWLGDPKTSLYAVNFVVDWHWWGFLAVIFFAAMQGVDVQLYEAARLDGAGRWRQFLSVTLPGIRPTMIFVVLMTIIWSLKAFDYIFIMTHGGPANSSDVVSTLMYDQAFNQYSAGYAAALGLSMTVIVGLVLAVYQFLRRKGWEE
- a CDS encoding carbohydrate ABC transporter permease, translating into MSSTVIERRGSALRPGTAPRRRRRRNLHFPAYLVLTVLALFAIGPAVLMVFNAFKSNAQIGASPLAPPTSLSWSNFSIAWQQGDFGATMRNSAILVVGSAAGTCVIAGLAAYALSHLDLPGRGGVITYLFLASSMPVQLFVVPLFSLWTDLGLTDNLFGLIVIYWATDAPFATLLLRSFLLKVPKEYVEAGRLDGASEVQIARRVMLPLAWPGLMTVALVVGLWAWNEFFWAITFIHDPAKRPISTSFMAFQDENSTNWGLSSAAALFMLVPILILFLVLQRRFVAGLTSGGLK
- a CDS encoding sulfatase; this translates as MSTAPVPAADRPNVILIIADQLRRQALGCYGDPNVATPHIDALADSGARFDAACSTYPVCVPYRFSLMTGEYAHTRFIPAIEWRMSPAERTLADEFNEHGYDTALFGKWHLYGNFGHYPGHTVVKASRTPVPRPFQGRFGTFTGFDICNDPYDTWYSTNDEPTMHKIEGYQTDALFSMASDYATAARDKPYAMVLSVEPPHPMFTAPQEYLDRWRGRELTLRDNVELDKDYKIRARGDGNRDLLDDLRSYYAAIENLDDNVGRLVESLRAAGTLENTVIALTADHGELLGCHGLLAKQRPWEESIGIPLIVGNLGAGGRVIADPVGTEDLFPTLLGLAGITPRDPKPGLDLAPIARGGTDALDREGVLLEFVAEMRPNIPFHEQTWRGIRTGRYKYTVLGGADGGKPWQFFDLENDPYELTNLVDDPAQTQLLRHHHQLLRDRMAETYDHYVLAPAFGVPGLNEWDANAEHRLRFG